In one Gossypium hirsutum isolate 1008001.06 chromosome D09, Gossypium_hirsutum_v2.1, whole genome shotgun sequence genomic region, the following are encoded:
- the LOC107929037 gene encoding myb-related protein 305 encodes MSWALMARHFGWGIMEESWRKGPWTAEEDKLLIEYVKLHGEGRWNSVAKLAGLKRNGKSCRLRWVNYLRPDLKRGQITPHEESIILELHARWGNRWSTIARSLPGRTDNEIKNYWRTHFKKKPDNSIKAKARILKRQQFQQQQILQQQQQQYQQQQNQLDMKRIMSLLDETEHKVPYVPQMSRQETMGTTNSYLNHNNTTDQEQGFVYPMIIDGNVSSSDTSNEEFLWDGLWNLDDDFNGNFSAACATSKASLHNLATPFC; translated from the exons ATGTCTTGGGCACTAATGGCTAGACACTTTGGTTGGGGTATTATGGAAGAAAGCTGGAGGAAAGGTCCTTGGACAGCTGAAGAAGATAAGCTTCTTATTGAATATGTCAAGTTACATGGTGAAGGTAGATGGAACTCTGTTGCCAAGCTTGCTG GGTTAAAAAGGAATGGAAAGAGTTGTAGGCTAAGGTGGGTGAATTATTTAAGGCCAGACCTTAAAAGAGGCCAAATAACACCACATGAAGAGAGTATAATTCTTGAACTACATGCAAGGTGGGGAAACAG GTGGTCAACAATTGCAAGAAGCTTACCTGGAAGAACTGATAATGAGATCAAGAACTACTGGAGGACCCATTTCAAGAAAAAGCCTGATAACTCCATTAAGGCAAAAGCTCGAATACTTAAAAGGCAACAATTTCAACAGCAACAAATCCTGCAACAACAGCAACAACagtatcaacaacaacaaaaccaATTAGACATGAAAAGGATCATGTCTTTGCTCGATGAAACGGAACATAAAGTTCCGTATGTGCCACAGATGAGTAGGCAAGAAACTATGGGTACTACTAATTCgtacctcaatcacaacaacACGACGGATCAAGAACAAGGCTTCGTTTATCCCATGATAATCGATGGCAATGTTTCGAGCAGCGATACATCGAACGAGGAATTTCTTTGGGACGGTTTATGGAACTTGGATGATGATTTCAATGGGAATTTCAGTGCTGCATGTGCAACGAGCAAAGCTAGCTTGCACAATTTAGCCACCCCTTTCTGCTAA